One region of Marivirga arenosa genomic DNA includes:
- a CDS encoding YfiR family protein, with the protein MKRISKVLIVIALMAVGFSLKSGDRPMHEIHSMLMFNFIKYVEWPADAKSGNFVIAVVGDENVASTIEAFYSNRTVKGQTVKVVNANDINAVTNAHVLYLASNKSRDFDAAKNKFSGKSTLMITDKNGLGKEGSCINFKEINGKLRFEINESSIQANNLKISNQLSSMGILI; encoded by the coding sequence ATGAAAAGAATCAGTAAAGTACTAATCGTAATTGCACTAATGGCAGTAGGGTTTTCTCTTAAATCAGGAGATAGACCAATGCACGAGATCCATTCTATGTTAATGTTTAATTTCATTAAATATGTAGAGTGGCCAGCAGATGCAAAGTCAGGAAACTTTGTAATAGCTGTGGTTGGAGATGAAAATGTTGCCTCTACAATCGAAGCTTTCTATTCTAACAGAACAGTTAAAGGTCAAACTGTTAAGGTAGTGAATGCAAATGATATTAATGCTGTTACAAATGCTCACGTACTTTATTTAGCGAGCAACAAAAGTAGAGATTTTGATGCTGCTAAAAATAAATTTTCAGGAAAATCAACTTTAATGATTACTGATAAGAATGGGCTAGGAAAAGAAGGAAGCTGCATTAATTTTAAAGAAATAAATGGTAAGCTTAGATTTGAGATTAATGAATCTTCAATTCAAGCTAATAACCTAAAAATATCTAATCAATTATCCAGCATGGGTATATTGATTTAA
- a CDS encoding YfiR family protein: protein MKRTSKILALLLFVIVGFNTFNVKAQRPIHELHSMLIFNFIKYIEWPDDTKSGEFVIAVYGDDDVYTQLSNLYNQRSIKGQTASVVKVSDVASINNAHLVYVSDSMSKDFDDILSKYDTKPTVIVTDKSGLGKKGSSINFREVGGKLKFEINKATFDNSNLKISSQLLNMGIVI, encoded by the coding sequence ATGAAACGAACTTCAAAAATATTAGCTCTATTACTTTTTGTGATAGTGGGCTTCAATACGTTCAATGTGAAGGCTCAAAGACCTATTCATGAACTGCATTCTATGTTAATTTTTAATTTTATTAAGTACATAGAATGGCCAGATGATACAAAGTCAGGAGAGTTTGTGATTGCTGTTTATGGGGATGATGACGTTTACACACAACTAAGTAATCTTTATAATCAAAGAAGTATTAAAGGACAAACTGCTTCCGTTGTGAAAGTAAGCGATGTGGCAAGTATAAATAATGCTCATTTAGTATATGTTTCCGATTCAATGAGTAAAGACTTTGATGATATACTTTCAAAATACGATACTAAACCAACAGTTATTGTTACTGATAAATCAGGTTTAGGAAAAAAAGGATCTTCAATTAACTTTAGAGAAGTAGGAGGTAAGTTAAAATTTGAGATTAATAAGGCTACTTTTGATAATAGTAATTTAAAAATATCATCTCAATTACTTAATATGGGTATTGTTATTTAA